One Arthrobacter sp. StoSoilB19 DNA window includes the following coding sequences:
- a CDS encoding MarR family transcriptional regulator: MTDDDPQLHELAAAFREALRHSVYLVRRLDADGELSAAQLSTLKMLLGEGQRVGEIARNLGVRVPSATEQIIKLERAGLARREPDPADSRAVRVILTPEGRAAVDAANKRRNQVMADILSTLTDQDRQALAEALPVIDKINASLQN; this comes from the coding sequence ATGACTGACGACGATCCCCAGCTCCACGAACTTGCCGCCGCCTTCCGCGAAGCCCTCCGCCACAGCGTCTACCTGGTCCGGCGCCTCGACGCGGACGGTGAACTCAGCGCCGCCCAGCTCAGCACGCTCAAGATGCTGCTCGGTGAAGGCCAGCGGGTCGGTGAAATCGCCCGGAACCTCGGGGTCCGCGTGCCCAGCGCCACGGAGCAGATCATCAAACTTGAACGCGCCGGCCTGGCCCGCCGCGAGCCGGATCCGGCAGACTCCCGTGCCGTCCGGGTGATCCTCACCCCCGAAGGCCGTGCCGCCGTCGACGCCGCAAACAAGCGCCGCAACCAGGTGATGGCCGACATCCTCAGCACGCTCACCGACCAGGACCGCCAAGCCCTGGCGGAGGCCCTGCCGGTCATCGACAAAATCAACGCATCCCTCCAGAACTGA
- a CDS encoding GNAT family N-acetyltransferase, which produces MLTADVDGGTFRLRHATRADIPDMVRLLADDALGAGRETAKDMEPYERAFDAIHADPAHLLLVGERVPQGEEEGPVVATFQLSFLPGISRQGAWRSQLEGVRVAASLRGQGLGRLMVGWAIAESRRRGCDLMQLTTHHSRSAAQRFYQQLGFEASHVGMKLAL; this is translated from the coding sequence TTGCTCACCGCCGACGTCGACGGCGGGACGTTCCGCCTCAGGCACGCGACGCGTGCCGACATCCCGGACATGGTGCGCCTGCTGGCCGACGACGCCCTGGGCGCCGGCCGCGAGACCGCGAAGGATATGGAACCCTACGAACGCGCCTTTGACGCGATCCACGCCGACCCCGCCCATCTCCTGCTCGTCGGCGAAAGGGTGCCGCAGGGGGAAGAGGAGGGGCCGGTGGTTGCAACCTTCCAGCTGAGCTTCCTTCCCGGCATCTCCAGACAGGGCGCGTGGCGCTCGCAGCTCGAAGGTGTCCGCGTGGCCGCGTCCCTTCGCGGGCAGGGCCTGGGGAGGCTCATGGTGGGCTGGGCCATCGCGGAGTCGCGGCGCCGGGGCTGCGACCTGATGCAGCTGACAACGCACCATAGCCGTTCGGCAGCCCAGCGGTTCTACCAACAGCTGGGCTTCGAGGCCAGCCACGTCGGCATGAAGCTGGCCCTCTAG
- a CDS encoding mannitol-1-phosphate 5-dehydrogenase: MKAVHFGAGNIGRGFVGLLLHDAGYEVVFADVAEDLINRLKEADSYAVHEVGENPAVRTVDNFRALNSNAQEAELVSEIATADIVTTAVGPHILKFVAPVIAKGIAAREPGRAPLQVMACENAINATDILAKEVAAQPGATAAVLDGKAVFANTAVDRIVPNQEAGQGLDVTVETFYEWVIDRTAFGDSAPAIPGATFVDDLSPYIERKLFTVNTGHASAAYFGFEAGLEKISDAMADQDVAEDVRAVLEETKQLLVAKHGFSNDEQEAYVQKILVRFSNPYLPDTVNRVGRAPLRKLSRNERFIGPAAELAERGVVPEALLGAIASALRFNDPADTEATELAEILRSTSPADATAKITGLAPGHPLFAAVATLVEERQAEMAGTPA; the protein is encoded by the coding sequence GTGAAGGCAGTACATTTTGGGGCCGGCAACATCGGCCGCGGCTTCGTGGGGCTGCTCCTGCATGACGCCGGCTACGAAGTGGTGTTCGCGGACGTGGCCGAAGACCTGATCAACCGGCTCAAGGAAGCGGACAGCTACGCCGTGCACGAAGTGGGGGAGAATCCCGCCGTGCGGACCGTGGACAACTTCCGGGCGCTGAACTCCAACGCCCAGGAAGCGGAACTGGTCTCCGAGATCGCCACGGCGGACATCGTCACCACCGCAGTGGGCCCGCACATCCTGAAGTTCGTGGCGCCGGTGATCGCCAAGGGCATCGCCGCAAGGGAGCCCGGCCGGGCGCCCCTGCAGGTGATGGCCTGTGAGAACGCGATCAACGCCACGGACATCCTGGCCAAGGAGGTGGCCGCCCAGCCAGGGGCCACCGCCGCAGTGCTGGACGGCAAGGCAGTGTTCGCCAATACTGCCGTGGACCGGATCGTGCCCAACCAGGAGGCCGGGCAGGGGCTGGACGTAACAGTGGAGACTTTTTACGAATGGGTCATCGACCGCACCGCGTTCGGTGACTCCGCTCCGGCCATTCCCGGCGCCACGTTCGTGGACGACCTCTCGCCCTACATCGAGCGGAAGCTGTTCACCGTGAATACCGGCCACGCCTCGGCGGCATACTTCGGGTTCGAGGCGGGCCTGGAGAAGATCTCCGACGCCATGGCGGACCAGGACGTGGCGGAGGATGTCCGGGCGGTGCTGGAGGAAACCAAGCAGCTCCTGGTGGCCAAGCACGGGTTCAGCAACGATGAGCAGGAAGCCTACGTCCAGAAGATCCTGGTCAGGTTCTCCAATCCCTATCTTCCGGACACCGTCAACCGGGTGGGCCGTGCTCCGCTGCGGAAGCTGAGCCGGAACGAGCGCTTCATCGGCCCCGCCGCCGAGCTGGCCGAACGTGGCGTGGTGCCGGAGGCCCTGCTTGGTGCCATCGCATCAGCGCTCCGGTTCAACGACCCCGCTGATACAGAGGCCACGGAGCTGGCAGAAATCCTTCGCTCCACCAGCCCCGCCGACGCCACGGCAAAAATCACCGGGCTGGCGCCTGGCCACCCGCTGTTCGCCGCCGTTGCCACCCTCGTCGAGGAGCGGCAGGCCGAAATGGCCGGCACCCCCGCCTGA
- a CDS encoding PTS mannitol transporter subunit IICBA yields the protein MATETVAKPRTSARVHVQKFGTFLSGMIMPNIGAFIAWGIITALFIEKGWLPVPVLGGFGETGGKPNVGLVGPMITYLLPLLIGYTGGKNVYDVRGGVVGAIGTMGVIVGAGIPMFIGAMIMGPLGGWTMKKIDMLWEGKIRPGFEMLVNNFSAGIWGALLAMLGFFGISPLVTAFSTGAGNVVQFLVNNGLLPLTSIFIEPAKVLFLNNAINHGVLTPLGVQQSLDQGKSILFLLEANPGPGLGILLAYMFFGRGAAKASAPGAAIIHFLGGIHEIYFPYVLMRPLLILAAIAGGMTGIATLAVTGAGLVAPAAPGSILAVLAQTSRDSYLGVILSVVLAATASFLVASVIMKTTKHSDETDLGDATARMEAMKGKKSSVSSTLTGAGAGASAGAASGGRGGVGVLAGPVRNIVFACDAGMGSSAMGASVLRNKIKAAGFPDVKVTNASIASLSDTYDVVITHQDLTERAKPATSSAVHYSVDNFMSSPRYDEIVELVRESNTEGGTSDAGTAHGAHAAEAPVDAAPAAAGAAAAAPAAGSSDILARESVVMRGSATTRDAAIDEAGRLLLARGAVDEGYIAAMHEREESVSTYMGSFLAIPHGTNAAKDHIRKSAVSVIRYPEGIDWNGKQVKFVVGVAGINNEHLHILSSIAKVFTNKEQVARLEAATSEDEVLELFGKVNA from the coding sequence ATGGCAACAGAGACAGTTGCAAAACCCCGCACCAGCGCGCGCGTGCACGTCCAAAAGTTCGGGACATTCCTGTCCGGCATGATCATGCCCAACATTGGGGCGTTTATCGCCTGGGGCATCATCACGGCCCTCTTCATTGAGAAGGGCTGGCTGCCCGTACCCGTCCTCGGTGGCTTCGGTGAGACCGGCGGGAAGCCCAACGTCGGCCTTGTGGGCCCCATGATCACCTACCTGCTGCCACTCCTGATCGGATACACCGGCGGCAAGAACGTCTATGACGTCCGCGGCGGCGTGGTGGGGGCCATCGGCACCATGGGCGTGATCGTCGGTGCCGGCATCCCCATGTTCATCGGCGCCATGATCATGGGCCCGCTGGGCGGCTGGACCATGAAGAAGATCGACATGCTGTGGGAGGGCAAGATCCGCCCCGGCTTCGAGATGCTGGTCAACAACTTCTCTGCCGGTATCTGGGGCGCATTGCTCGCGATGCTGGGCTTCTTCGGCATTTCACCGCTGGTCACGGCCTTCAGCACCGGTGCCGGGAACGTGGTGCAGTTCCTGGTCAACAACGGCCTCCTGCCGCTGACCAGCATCTTCATCGAGCCTGCCAAGGTCTTGTTCCTGAACAACGCCATCAACCACGGCGTGCTGACCCCGCTGGGCGTCCAGCAGTCGCTGGACCAGGGCAAGTCCATCCTGTTCCTGCTTGAAGCCAACCCGGGTCCCGGCCTGGGCATCCTGCTGGCCTACATGTTCTTCGGCCGCGGTGCCGCCAAGGCGTCGGCGCCCGGTGCTGCGATCATCCACTTCCTGGGCGGCATCCACGAGATCTACTTCCCGTACGTGCTCATGCGCCCGCTGCTGATCCTGGCCGCAATCGCAGGCGGCATGACCGGCATCGCCACCCTGGCCGTCACCGGCGCGGGCCTGGTTGCGCCGGCCGCTCCGGGATCCATCCTCGCCGTGCTGGCCCAGACGTCCCGCGACAGCTACCTCGGCGTGATCCTGTCGGTGGTGCTCGCCGCCACGGCATCCTTCCTGGTGGCCTCCGTCATCATGAAGACCACCAAGCACAGTGACGAAACAGACCTGGGCGACGCCACCGCCCGCATGGAGGCAATGAAGGGCAAGAAGAGCTCGGTTTCCTCCACCCTGACAGGTGCAGGTGCAGGCGCTTCCGCAGGTGCCGCGTCCGGCGGCCGCGGCGGAGTGGGCGTGCTGGCCGGACCCGTCCGGAACATCGTGTTCGCCTGCGACGCCGGCATGGGCTCCAGCGCCATGGGCGCCTCGGTGCTGCGGAACAAGATCAAGGCGGCCGGGTTCCCGGACGTCAAGGTCACCAACGCCTCCATCGCCAGCCTCAGCGACACCTACGACGTGGTGATCACGCACCAGGACCTGACCGAGCGGGCCAAGCCGGCCACGTCCAGTGCCGTCCACTACTCGGTGGACAACTTCATGAGCAGCCCGCGGTACGACGAGATCGTCGAGCTGGTCCGCGAGAGCAACACGGAAGGCGGAACGTCCGACGCCGGCACCGCCCACGGTGCGCACGCCGCCGAGGCGCCGGTGGACGCAGCGCCTGCCGCAGCAGGTGCGGCAGCGGCAGCTCCTGCCGCCGGCAGCTCCGACATCCTGGCCCGCGAGAGCGTGGTCATGCGCGGTTCGGCCACCACCCGCGACGCCGCCATCGACGAGGCGGGCCGGCTGCTGCTGGCCCGTGGCGCCGTGGATGAGGGCTACATCGCCGCCATGCATGAGCGGGAAGAGTCCGTATCCACCTACATGGGCAGCTTCCTGGCCATCCCGCACGGCACCAACGCCGCCAAGGACCACATCCGCAAGTCGGCGGTTTCCGTCATCCGGTACCCGGAAGGCATCGACTGGAACGGCAAGCAGGTGAAGTTCGTGGTGGGCGTCGCCGGCATCAACAACGAGCACCTGCACATCCTGTCGTCCATCGCCAAGGTCTTCACCAACAAGGAACAGGTTGCCCGGCTCGAGGCCGCCACGTCCGAGGATGAAGTCCTGGAGCTTTTCGGAAAGGTCAACGCATAG
- a CDS encoding TetR/AcrR family transcriptional regulator has translation MSLDGQLPPKMRLLRAAAELLAKSAGAPVSTRQITQLAGVSAPTLYHHFGDKEGLFDAVVAAGFEEYVAGERDFAPSGQPIEDIRRMWDNHVQFGLNQPELYLVMFGNIRPESRPAIVADAEALMEEMLNKAAAAGQLNVQPREAARSILAANVGVTLMLIAEPASERNLELSTMTRDAMIFAVSAEPASGPAPGGTGKSSVVVAAIALNAALQASHSDQLSSSELKLFLEWLHRISTSPAG, from the coding sequence ATGAGTTTGGATGGCCAGCTTCCCCCCAAAATGCGGCTGCTCCGTGCTGCCGCGGAACTGCTGGCAAAATCCGCGGGGGCTCCGGTGTCCACGCGCCAGATCACGCAGCTGGCCGGGGTTTCGGCTCCTACGCTGTACCACCACTTCGGTGACAAGGAAGGTTTGTTCGACGCCGTCGTCGCCGCAGGGTTTGAAGAATATGTCGCGGGCGAAAGGGATTTCGCCCCCTCCGGACAGCCCATCGAGGACATCCGGAGAATGTGGGACAACCACGTCCAGTTCGGACTGAACCAGCCCGAGCTGTACCTGGTGATGTTCGGCAATATCCGCCCGGAGAGCCGGCCTGCCATCGTGGCGGACGCTGAGGCGCTCATGGAGGAGATGCTGAACAAGGCAGCGGCGGCGGGCCAGCTGAACGTCCAGCCCCGGGAGGCAGCCAGGTCCATCCTGGCTGCCAACGTGGGCGTGACGCTGATGCTGATTGCGGAGCCCGCTTCCGAACGCAACCTCGAACTGTCCACCATGACCCGGGACGCCATGATCTTCGCGGTGTCCGCCGAGCCCGCCAGCGGCCCGGCCCCGGGCGGCACCGGAAAGTCCTCGGTGGTGGTGGCAGCGATCGCCCTGAACGCCGCACTTCAGGCTTCGCACTCTGACCAGCTTTCCAGCTCGGAACTCAAGCTCTTCCTCGAATGGCTTCACCGGATCTCCACCAGCCCTGCCGGCTAG
- the ptsP gene encoding phosphoenolpyruvate--protein phosphotransferase, with the protein MQNFPGVGVSPGRVIGTIRQMPKPISEPPAGEQLAPDTTAEEATAALKAAAQAVHDELKDRAAHATGDGKAVLEATALMAKDTMLIKGAAKLVARGTSAERAIWESGSSVSEMLHNLGGYMAERATDVLDVRARIVAELRGVPAPGIPASNTPFVLVAEDLAPADTATLDPNKVLALVTAGGGPQSHTAIIARSLGLPAVVAAVGVDELPDGTEVYVDGAAGLITSDPDESLRATAEAWAATASLLAEFTGTGATADGHEVPLLANVGGGKDAEAAAKLGAQGVGLFRTEFCFLERDTEPSVEEQAAAYKSVFDAFPGKKVVLRTLDAGADKPLPFLTDSTEPNPALGVRGYRTDFTTPGVLDRQLEAIALAQKQSEADVWVMAPMISTAEEAARFASMCADAGIKTPGVMVEVPSAALTAEAILREVSFASLGTNDLTQYAMAADRQLGPLANLNTPWQPAVLRLVGLTVEGSRAEGHNKPVGVCGEAAADPALAVVLTGLGVSTLSMTARSLAAVAAVLKTVTLSEAQDLAKLALSAPSATEARAWVREKLPVLEELGL; encoded by the coding sequence GTGCAGAACTTCCCAGGAGTAGGCGTCAGTCCAGGCCGCGTCATCGGCACCATCCGGCAGATGCCCAAACCGATCAGTGAGCCTCCCGCCGGTGAACAGCTGGCCCCGGACACCACTGCAGAAGAAGCCACCGCAGCACTGAAGGCCGCCGCGCAGGCCGTGCACGACGAACTGAAGGACCGCGCCGCCCATGCCACCGGCGACGGCAAGGCCGTCCTGGAGGCCACCGCCCTGATGGCCAAGGACACCATGCTGATCAAGGGTGCGGCCAAGCTGGTGGCCCGCGGCACCTCTGCCGAACGCGCCATCTGGGAGTCCGGCTCCTCCGTCTCCGAAATGCTGCACAACCTGGGCGGCTACATGGCCGAACGTGCCACCGACGTCCTGGACGTGCGCGCCCGCATCGTGGCCGAGCTCCGCGGCGTGCCCGCGCCCGGCATTCCCGCGTCCAACACCCCGTTCGTCCTGGTGGCCGAGGACCTGGCCCCCGCGGACACCGCAACGCTTGACCCGAACAAGGTCCTGGCGCTGGTCACCGCCGGCGGCGGCCCCCAGTCCCACACCGCCATCATCGCCCGGTCCCTTGGCCTGCCCGCCGTGGTTGCCGCCGTGGGAGTGGACGAACTGCCGGACGGCACCGAGGTGTACGTGGACGGCGCGGCCGGCCTCATCACTTCCGACCCCGACGAATCCCTCCGGGCAACAGCGGAAGCATGGGCCGCCACGGCGTCGCTGCTGGCTGAATTCACCGGCACGGGCGCGACGGCGGACGGCCACGAGGTGCCGCTGCTCGCCAACGTGGGCGGCGGCAAGGACGCCGAAGCGGCCGCCAAGCTGGGCGCCCAGGGCGTGGGCCTGTTCCGCACCGAGTTCTGCTTTTTGGAGCGCGACACCGAACCCAGCGTCGAAGAGCAGGCTGCTGCCTACAAGAGCGTTTTTGATGCCTTCCCCGGCAAGAAGGTGGTCCTCCGGACGCTGGATGCCGGCGCGGATAAGCCGCTGCCGTTCCTGACGGATTCCACGGAGCCCAACCCGGCCCTTGGCGTCCGCGGCTACCGCACCGACTTCACCACCCCCGGCGTCCTGGACCGGCAGCTGGAAGCCATTGCCCTGGCTCAGAAGCAGTCAGAAGCCGACGTCTGGGTCATGGCCCCGATGATCTCCACTGCGGAAGAAGCGGCCCGGTTCGCCTCCATGTGCGCCGATGCGGGCATCAAGACCCCCGGCGTGATGGTGGAGGTCCCCTCGGCGGCCCTCACCGCCGAGGCCATCCTCCGCGAAGTCAGCTTTGCCAGCCTGGGCACCAACGACCTGACCCAGTACGCCATGGCCGCCGACCGCCAGCTCGGCCCGCTGGCCAACCTGAACACCCCGTGGCAGCCGGCCGTCCTGCGGCTGGTCGGACTGACGGTTGAAGGATCCCGGGCGGAGGGCCACAACAAACCGGTGGGTGTCTGCGGCGAGGCCGCCGCCGATCCCGCCCTCGCCGTCGTCCTCACCGGACTGGGCGTCAGCACCCTGTCCATGACGGCGCGGTCCCTCGCCGCGGTGGCAGCAGTCCTGAAGACGGTAACCCTGTCCGAAGCCCAGGACCTGGCCAAGCTCGCCCTGTCCGCGCCGAGCGCCACCGAGGCGCGGGCGTGGGTCCGGGAAAAGCTGCCGGTATTGGAGGAGCTGGGGCTCTGA
- a CDS encoding helix-turn-helix domain-containing protein, whose protein sequence is MALIAPRVTAGLPAGEARVLTRALEDSNDITVFVDGTVHRLPGQARDAVVDLLARLGRGETVTVSSVAEMLTTSQAAELAGISHTYLRNMTDRGEIPVEYRGSHRRIRQADIMAWLKSQKLAEHKRRQDKNAGADAGPRE, encoded by the coding sequence ATGGCATTGATAGCCCCCCGCGTCACGGCCGGCCTGCCCGCCGGCGAAGCCCGCGTCCTGACGCGCGCCCTCGAGGACAGCAATGACATCACTGTCTTCGTCGACGGAACGGTCCATCGGCTGCCCGGGCAGGCACGGGACGCCGTCGTGGACCTCCTTGCCCGGCTGGGCCGCGGCGAAACGGTGACCGTGAGCAGCGTGGCGGAAATGCTGACCACGTCGCAGGCGGCAGAGCTGGCGGGGATTTCGCACACCTACCTGCGCAACATGACGGACCGCGGTGAGATCCCGGTGGAGTACCGCGGCTCGCACCGGCGGATCCGGCAGGCTGACATCATGGCGTGGCTCAAAAGCCAGAAACTTGCCGAACACAAGCGCAGGCAGGACAAGAACGCCGGGGCAGACGCCGGCCCGCGGGAATAG
- a CDS encoding alpha/beta fold hydrolase has product MAKAGGGTIPPLQSADLEAHGLKGRILWADGTPAPGLERADCSREPAYILIHGIGVSHRYLRRLHGELATTAPTYSLDLPGFAGTPRPGRQLSVEDYGAFIAQALTASGIGPYILVGHSMGVQFAIEAALCAPDQALRLVLMGPVVDSRHRSVGRQGLALFLDSLLRESASSNWLVVSDYFRCGPRWYFTVLPVMMGYPTELRLAGINVPVLVLRGKQDPVAGADWSRLLAQVVPQGRFVEIDRAGHVAQHLRPRQVAAAIMSFTEAGA; this is encoded by the coding sequence ATGGCGAAGGCCGGCGGCGGGACAATCCCTCCGCTGCAGTCAGCCGACCTGGAAGCCCACGGGCTGAAAGGCCGGATCCTCTGGGCTGATGGAACACCTGCACCGGGGCTGGAACGCGCGGACTGTTCGCGAGAGCCCGCATACATCCTCATCCACGGCATCGGCGTTTCTCACCGCTACCTCCGCCGCCTGCACGGTGAGCTCGCCACCACTGCCCCCACCTATTCCCTGGACCTGCCGGGCTTTGCCGGCACCCCCAGGCCGGGGAGGCAGTTGTCCGTGGAGGACTACGGCGCCTTCATCGCGCAGGCTCTGACGGCCAGCGGCATTGGCCCGTACATCCTGGTGGGACATTCGATGGGCGTCCAGTTCGCCATCGAGGCGGCACTCTGCGCACCGGACCAGGCACTGCGGCTGGTGTTGATGGGTCCCGTGGTCGATTCGCGGCACCGCAGCGTGGGGCGGCAGGGCCTGGCACTGTTCCTGGACTCACTCCTCCGGGAAAGCGCCTCCTCCAACTGGCTGGTGGTGTCGGACTACTTCCGCTGCGGTCCGCGATGGTACTTCACCGTGCTCCCCGTGATGATGGGCTACCCCACGGAGCTGCGGCTGGCGGGCATCAATGTGCCGGTGCTGGTCCTGCGCGGGAAACAGGACCCGGTGGCGGGCGCGGATTGGTCGCGCCTCCTCGCCCAGGTGGTGCCGCAGGGACGCTTTGTTGAGATCGACCGGGCAGGACACGTGGCCCAGCACCTGCGGCCACGGCAGGTAGCGGCCGCCATCATGTCCTTCACCGAGGCCGGTGCCTAA
- the ald gene encoding alanine dehydrogenase: MIIGVPKEIKNNEFRVAITAAGVHEFRTHGHTVLVERGAGLGSGITDEEYSIAGAEIVNEADDVWARADMVMKVKEPIKSEYHRFRKGLILFTYLHLAAEPELTRELINSGVTAIAYETVQEGRSLPLLAPMSEVAGRLSVQVGATSLMAPAGGKGVLLGGVPGVRPAKVVVLGAGVAGTNAAAMALGLGADVTILDININRLRELDAQYQGRLKTVASNKYEIEKSVVDADLVIGSVLIPGAKAPKLVTNDLVARMKPGSVLVDIAVDQGGCFEDTHPTTHQEPTYKVHNTIFYCVANMPGAVPNTSTYALTNVTLRYAVSLANLGVRAAFDRDPALAAGLNIAAGHVAHHSVSEAHNLPLVKDWHELVSA, from the coding sequence ATGATCATCGGCGTCCCCAAAGAAATCAAGAACAACGAATTCCGCGTGGCCATCACCGCGGCCGGAGTCCACGAATTCCGCACCCACGGACACACCGTCCTGGTGGAGCGCGGTGCCGGCCTGGGCTCAGGCATTACCGATGAGGAATACTCGATCGCGGGCGCCGAGATCGTTAACGAGGCGGACGATGTCTGGGCCCGGGCCGACATGGTGATGAAGGTCAAGGAGCCCATCAAGTCCGAGTACCACCGCTTCCGCAAGGGCCTGATCCTCTTCACCTACCTGCACCTGGCTGCCGAGCCGGAACTCACCCGCGAACTCATCAACTCCGGCGTCACTGCCATCGCCTACGAAACGGTGCAGGAAGGCCGCTCGCTGCCGCTGCTGGCCCCGATGTCCGAGGTTGCCGGCCGCCTCTCCGTCCAGGTGGGTGCCACCTCGCTGATGGCTCCGGCCGGCGGCAAGGGCGTCCTGCTGGGCGGCGTTCCCGGCGTGCGCCCCGCCAAAGTGGTGGTCCTGGGCGCCGGTGTTGCCGGCACCAACGCCGCAGCCATGGCCCTGGGCCTGGGTGCCGACGTCACCATCCTGGACATCAACATCAACCGCCTGCGCGAACTGGACGCCCAGTACCAGGGACGGCTGAAGACGGTTGCCTCCAACAAGTACGAGATCGAAAAGTCAGTGGTGGACGCCGACCTGGTGATCGGTTCCGTCCTGATCCCGGGCGCCAAGGCCCCCAAGCTGGTCACCAACGACCTCGTGGCCCGGATGAAGCCCGGCTCGGTCCTGGTGGACATCGCGGTGGACCAGGGCGGCTGCTTCGAGGACACGCACCCCACCACACACCAGGAACCCACGTACAAGGTGCACAACACCATCTTCTACTGCGTGGCCAACATGCCCGGCGCCGTGCCCAACACCTCCACCTACGCGCTGACCAACGTCACCCTGCGCTACGCCGTGTCCCTGGCCAACCTGGGGGTCAGGGCCGCCTTCGACCGCGACCCCGCCCTCGCCGCCGGCCTGAACATCGCCGCCGGCCACGTGGCACACCACTCCGTGTCCGAAGCCCACAACCTGCCCCTCGTCAAGGACTGGCACGAACTGGTCTCCGCGTAA
- a CDS encoding Gfo/Idh/MocA family oxidoreductase, translated as MTGTEGDQRTIRTAVVGYGLAGSVFHAPLLAANSSYSLDAVATSDAGRRAAASSRLPGVEVMRDGAAVLKRAADLDLVVLATPPATHHSLAKAALEAGLDVVVDKPFAVTSGQGQELIDLARQLGRVLTVFHNRRWDGDFLTLRKLLAAQSLGSVTRFESRFERWSPAISKAWKARATAVDGGGILFDLGSHLIDQALQLFGPAAVLHAELKARRSDERADDDVFLVLRHESGVTSHLTMNMLCAQQGPRFRVLGSIGGFTKNGVDPQEPYMAAGGSPLDPAYGQEAPEWAGLLGRDGHLDRLPTERGAYPEFYRILADKILDGGTASARPLPVDPEDAVAALKIMEKARELA; from the coding sequence ATGACCGGAACTGAAGGCGACCAGCGCACCATCCGTACCGCCGTCGTCGGCTATGGGCTCGCCGGCAGCGTGTTCCACGCGCCGTTGCTCGCGGCCAACAGCAGCTACTCGCTGGACGCCGTGGCCACGTCCGATGCCGGGCGGAGGGCGGCTGCCTCATCCAGGCTTCCAGGGGTGGAGGTAATGCGGGACGGGGCCGCCGTCCTTAAGCGGGCAGCCGACCTTGACCTGGTGGTCCTGGCGACGCCGCCCGCGACGCATCATTCGCTGGCCAAGGCAGCGTTGGAAGCGGGGCTGGACGTGGTGGTGGACAAGCCATTTGCGGTCACCAGCGGGCAGGGGCAGGAACTGATCGACCTGGCGCGGCAGCTGGGCCGCGTGCTCACGGTGTTCCACAACCGGCGGTGGGACGGGGACTTCCTCACGCTGCGAAAGCTGCTGGCCGCGCAGTCGCTGGGAAGCGTCACCAGGTTCGAGTCGCGTTTCGAACGCTGGTCCCCGGCCATCAGCAAAGCCTGGAAGGCCCGGGCCACAGCCGTCGACGGGGGAGGCATCCTGTTTGATCTTGGCAGCCACCTGATCGACCAGGCGCTGCAGCTGTTCGGCCCGGCCGCCGTGCTCCACGCCGAGCTGAAGGCGCGGCGCTCGGATGAGCGGGCGGATGATGACGTCTTCCTGGTCCTGCGGCACGAATCGGGGGTGACCAGCCACCTGACCATGAACATGCTGTGCGCGCAGCAGGGTCCGCGCTTCCGGGTGCTGGGCTCGATAGGCGGCTTCACCAAGAACGGTGTGGACCCCCAGGAGCCCTACATGGCGGCCGGCGGCAGCCCCCTGGATCCCGCCTACGGCCAGGAGGCGCCGGAGTGGGCCGGCCTCTTGGGCCGCGACGGCCACCTGGACCGGCTCCCCACCGAACGCGGCGCGTACCCCGAGTTCTACCGGATCCTGGCGGACAAGATCCTCGACGGCGGCACCGCGTCAGCCCGTCCCCTCCCGGTAGACCCGGAAGACGCGGTCGCGGCCCTGAAAATCATGGAAAAAGCGCGCGAACTGGCCTAG